A genomic segment from Candidatus Atribacteria bacterium ADurb.Bin276 encodes:
- the rpmG gene encoding 50S ribosomal protein L33, translating to MVQEPITFECTDCRRRNYQGMKNKKNKSARLEFKKYCPHCRKHTIHKEMK from the coding sequence ATGGTACAAGAACCTATTACCTTTGAATGTACCGATTGCCGGAGGCGTAACTATCAGGGCATGAAGAACAAAAAAAACAAAAGTGCCCGTTTAGAATTTAAAAAATACTGCCCTCATTGTAGAAAACACACCATACATAAAGAAATGAAGTAG